From Cryptococcus neoformans var. neoformans B-3501A chromosome 6, whole genome shotgun sequence, the proteins below share one genomic window:
- a CDS encoding hypothetical protein (HMMPfam hit to Monooxygenase, Monooxygenase, score: 37.5, E(): 9.6e-09), which yields MSDTAATQSFTFLSTHIDDLSVCHNMATSFILLPTSLCYEIEWKDTFVPDETFMMNGHPSTSTSKKEDRPLEILIIGAGVAGVTAAYALRQSQAYQEGKLVVRLVEKRSQETWGGRMGFPMHLTKAARKALDDLLIPSHSTKLLVLRQKIPILHDGLTVLSYSGKMVYRMVRDVRGWGMVERADLISILKEGAGEVEWDIEALVGEPGMERGIEVCLKGKKEEVVRPDLIVGADGMFSAIRHCLYSDSQMVEDKLPGGFSKLPQTIINLRTTSPAMRRWVHDPNGMNLLYGESFSATMMPLSFPSIYVALTIPSQWLNPSSQVRMKGEEIKLEPTVHGKFLRQLERDPGWEKKETYPLWSATSTVGGKGRVVLVGDAAHGMPPFCGAGASAGVIDAVELAKVIVDHLNGVDPVNNLDDVLRGFRESMKKRNDPIIRQSKRILWLVQAERWYENAIRRAVFFILDLGERISAQRGRKVAAARP from the exons ATGAGCGATACAGCTGCTACGCAAAGCTTTACCTTCCTTTCTACTCACATTGATGACCTATCAGTCTGCCATAATATGGCAACCTcctttatccttcttcccacttcGCTGTGTTATGAAATTGAATGGAAAGATACATTCGTCCCTGACGAAACATTCATGATGAATGGCCATCCCTCgacatccacatccaaaaaagaagatagaCCTTTAGAAATACTAATCATCGGTGCGGGAGTTGCAGGAGTGACAGCTGCATATGCTCTTCGCCAAAGTCAGGCAtaccaagaaggaaagttGGTCGTAAGGCTTGTCGAAAAAAGGAGTC AGGAAACATGGGGAGGGAGAATGGGATTTCCTATGCATTTGACCAAG GCCGCACGTAAAGCCCTAGACGATCTGCTCATCCCTTCACACAGCACTAaacttcttgtccttcgACAAAAGATCCCCATTCTACATGACGGCTTGACTGTGCTTTCATACAGCGGTAAAATGGTGTATCGGATGGTTCGCGATGTTCGAGGATGGGGGATGGTGGAGAGAGCCGACTTGATTAGTATTctgaaagaaggagcaggggAAGTGGAGTGGGACATCGAGGCGCTTGTAGGTGAGCctgggatggaaagagggatCGAGGTTTGTctgaaagggaaaaaggaggaggtggtaAGACCTGATTTGATTGTCG GTGCCGATGGGATGTTCTCGGCCATTCGGCATTGCCTGTACTCTGATTCCCAAATGGTTGAGGATAAACTACCGGGAGGTTTCAGCAAGCTCCCCCAAACGATCATAAACCTTCGAACAACCTCGCCTGCCATGCGAAGATGGGTTCACGACCCAAATGGCATGAACTTGTTATACGGCGAATCCTTTTCTGCCACCATGATGCCTCTTTCATTCCCTAGTATTTACGTCGCACTCACCATCCCCTCACAATGGCTCAACCCTTCATCCCAGGTTAGAATGAAGGGTGAAGAAATAAAGCTGGAGCCTACGGTGCATGGGAAGTTTCTGAGACAGTTGGAACGTGATCCAggatgggaaaagaaggaaacgTACCCGTTATGGAGTGCCACTAGCACGGTAGGGGGTAAAGGAAGAGTAGTACTAGTGGGTGATGCAGCTCATGGGATGCCGCCATTCTGCGGGGCGGGAGCTAGTGCTGGGGTCATAGATGCCGTAGAACTTGCCAAAGTCATTGTGGATCATCTAAACG GAGTAGATCCAGTAAACAATCTCGACGATGTATTGCGGGGATTCCGAGAGAGCATGAAGAAACGCAATGACCCAATTATACGCCAATCCAAGAGGATTCTGTGGCTGGTACAAGCCGAGCGATGGTATGAGAATGCAATCCGGCGGGCAGTCTTTTTTATACTGGACCTGGGAGAGAGAATAAGTGCGCAGCGGGGCAGGAAGGTTGCTGCTGCAAGACCGTGA
- a CDS encoding hypothetical protein (Match to ESTs gb|CF189949.1|CF189949, gb|CF189948.1|CF189948; HMMPfam hit to RNA_pol_Rpa2_4, RNA polymerase I, Rpa2 specific domain, score: 83.9, E(): 4e-22; HMMPfam hit to RNA_pol_Rpb2_1, RNA polymerase beta subunit, score: 80.5, E(): 4.3e-21; HMMPfam hit to RNA_pol_Rpb2_2, RNA polymerase Rpb2, domain 2, score: 90.6, E(): 3.8e-24; HMMPfam hit to RNA_pol_Rpb2_3, RNA polymerase Rpb2, domain 3, score: 116.3, E(): 7.3e-32; HMMPfam hit to RNA_pol_Rpb2_6, RNA polymerase Rpb2, domain 6, score: 561.7, E(): 5.8e-166; HMMPfam hit to RNA_pol_Rpb2_7, RNA polymerase Rpb2, domain 7, score: 61.1, E(): 3.1e-15), with translation MVAAFDPLAPSQASSSTSPDNTTFHTLTRERQFRHPPVNASDVPALDELVAPHIKSFNALIEDEGNPGAKGLLQMGVEDIGEKVVFDGKGSEGGLGTKLSYRIDRVALSKPLVPEKDKLAVERRVFPTEARERLATYRSKLTVNIKWTVTDEDGNRKEFEEIKECGLLPVMVRSIRCNLQGLPATELIKHSEESTSFGGYFIVNGNEKIIRYLVVPRRHNPINLYRPSFAKRGASYTPYGCQIRCVRPDETACTNTIHYLSNGGATLRFAWRKVEYMIPLMLILKALVDASDKEIFEGLIQGEYDNTFLTDRVELLLRGQKSWGLHTGAQCLDYLGEKFRVVLNVPDDWSNVQVGGYLLRKVVLVHLPAPRDKFRMLLFMLRKLYSQVSGATCPDNPDSPQHHEVLLPGFLYGMIIKERFDDCLNAVKSQIQLDLRDGKARSFMDPKYFTSVLSKTNWDIGSKLSYFLATGNLVSPTGLDLQQTSGFTIVAEKLNFYRYLSHFRCIHRGAFFAELKTTTVRKLMPESWGFLCPVHTPDGSPCGLLNHLSHTCQIVTSSLDVSHIPALLSAQGMTQVFASSIDGRRMVCIQLDGKVIGYASPMKAKQLANRLRKLKTEADSKVPLDLEIGYVPVTKGGQYPGLYLFASRSRMMRPVTYLENGKLDHLGSFEQVYMDVAITKEEIEKGVSSHVELDPTSMLSVIANMTPFSDFNQSPRNMYQCQMGKQSMGTPSTAISKRTDNKMYRLQSGQTPVVRPDLHNQYGFDNFPNGTNAIVAVISYTGYDMEDAMILNKSAHERGFGYGTVYKADIFDLKGVPGASRSAKPTLHFGLGRDVKEDHDARNIISQDGLPIIGTRVKAGDPLCAYIDDTTGRTKFHKYKGDETAFIDEVRVLGSDAGDAELQKIHIKLRIPRSPVIGDKFSSRHGQKGVCSQKFPAIDMPFSESGMQPDVIINPHAFPSRMTIGMFVESMAGKAGALHGLAQDATPFKFSDKDRPVDYFGEQLRAAGYNYYGNEPMYSGITGEEFHADIYLGLVYYQRLRHMVNDKFQVRTTGPVDPLTRQPVKGRKRAGGIRFGEMERDALIAHGTSFLLQDRLMNCSDYSTAWVCRNCGSLVSLGFEEVGGAQGMQEYCRICDGHKHEHAEEMSKENGVGVVMRGGEKKGRMDVVPVPYVFRYLCAEMACMGIKLNVTVT, from the exons ATGGTCGCTGCTTTCGACCCCCTCGCCCCCTCGCAGgcatcctcgtccaccaGCCCGGACAACACCACGTTCCATACTCTCACCAGAGAGAGGCAGTTCAGACATCCGCCCGTCAACGCCTCAGATGTTCCTGCCCTCGACGAGCTCGTCGCTCCCCACATCAAGAGTTTCAACGCATTgatagaagatgaagggaacCCAGGTGCAAAGGGTCTGCTGCAGATGGGCGTGGAGGACATCGGAGAGAAGGTTGTTTTCGATGGCAAGGGAAGCGAAGGCGGTTTGGGCACAAAATTGAGCT ACCGAATCGACCGGGTCGCCCTTAGTAAGCCCCTTGTTCCCGAAAAGGACAAGCTTGCCGTTGAGCGAAGGGTCTTCCCTACCGAG GCCCGGGAGCGTCTTGCTACCTACCGTTCAAAATTGACAGTCAACATCAAGTGGACAGTCACTGACGAGGACGGAAACAGGAAGGAGTTTGAGGAGATCAAGGAGTGCGGTTTGTTGCCTGTTATGGTTCGA TCAATAAGATGTAACCTTCAAGGCCTTCCTGCCACCGAACTCATCAAACACAGCGAAGAGTCTACCTCTTTCGGTGGTTACTTTATCGTCAACGGTAATGAGAAGATTATCCGATATCTCGTTGTTCCCCGGCGACACAACCCTATCAATCTCTACCGACCTTCATTCGCCAAGCGTGGTGCTTCCTACACTCCCTACGGCTGTCAGATTCGATGTGTCCGACCAGACGAAACCGCTTGTACCAACACTATTCATTACTTGTCCAACGGTGGTGCTACCCTGCGTTTTGCGTGGCGTAAGGTCGAGTACATGATTCCTCTTAtgctcatcctcaaggcTCTCGTCGATGCGAGTGACAAGGAGATCTTTGAGGGTCTTATCCAGGGCGAGTACGACAATACCTTCTTGACCGACCGTGTGGAGTTGTTGTTGCGAGGCCAAAAGTCGTGGGGTTTACACACTGGTGCTCAATGTTTGGACTACTTGGGAGAAAAGTTTAGGGTTGTGCTCAATGTTCCCGATGACTGGAGTAACGTCCAGGTTGGTGGCTACCTTTTGCGAAAGGTTGTGCTGGTGCACTTGCCTGCTCCTAGGGACAAGTTCAGGATGCTCCTTTTCATGCTTAGAAAGCTTTACTCTCAGGTTTCTGGTGCCACTTGCCCCGACAACCCTGATTCTCCTCAGCACCACGAAGTTCTCCTTCCTGGTTTCCTCTACGGTATGATTATCAAGGAGCGATTTGATGACTGCCTCAACGCCGTCAAGTCACAAATCCAACTCGACCTGAGAGACGGTAAGGCGAGAAGTTTCATGGATCCCAAGTACTTTACCAGCGTACTGTCAAAAACGAATTGGGATATCGGTTCCAAGCTGTCATACTTCCTCGCTACCGGTAACCTTGTCTCACCCACCGGTCTTGACTTGCAACAAACATCTGGTTTCACCATTGTCGCCGAAAAACTCAACTTTTACCGATACCTCAGTCACTTTAGGTGTATACACCGAGGTGCTTTCTTTGCTGAATTGAAGACGACCACTGTGCGAAAGTTGATGCCCGAATCGTGGG GTTTCCTGTGTCCTGTACACACCCCCGACGGTTCTCCATGTGGTCTTTTGAACCACTTGTCGCACACCTGTCAAATCGTCACTTCATCCCTTGACGTTTCACACATCCCCGCTCTCCTTTCGGCCCAAGGCATGACCCAAGTGTTCGCCTCTTCTATCGACGGTCGTCGCATGGTTTGCATCCAGCTTGATGGTAAAGTTATCGGTTACGCTTCCCCAATGAAGGCCAAACAGCTCGCCAATAGGCTTCGAAAGCTCAAAACTGAGGCAGACTCCAAGGTGCCTCTTGATCTCGAAATCGGTTACGTTCCCGTTACGAAGGGTGGACAGTACCCCGGCCTTTATCTCTTCGCCAGCAGGAGTCGAATGATGCGCCCTGTGACGTACCTTGAGAATGGCAAGCTTGACCACTTGGGCTCGTTTGAGCAGGTGTACATGGATGTGGCGATTaccaaggaagagatcGAAAAGGGTGTCTCCTCTCACGTGGAGCTGGATCCTACCAGCATGTTGTCAGTTATTGCCAACATGACTCCCTTCTCTGACTTTAACCAGAGTCCCCGAAACATGTACCAA TGCCAAATGGGTAAACAGTCGATGGGTACTCCTTCAACAGCTATCAGCAAGCGTACCGACAACAAGATGTACCGACTCCAGTCTGGTCAGACACCTGTTGTTCGTCCCGATCTTCACAACCAATACGGTTTCGATAACTTCCCCAACGGTACCAACGCCATAGTTGCTGTCATTTCTTACACTGGTTATGATATGGAAGACGCGATGATCTTGAACAAGTCTGCCCACGAGCGAGGTTTCGGTTACGGTACAGTCTACAAGGCCGATATCTTTGACCTAAAGGGTGTGCCCGGAGCGAGTCGAAGCGCCAAGCCTACTTTGCACTTTGGTCTCGGTAGGGATGTCAAGGAGGACCACGACGCGAGGAACATTATCAGTCAGGACGGTTTGCCCATCATTGGTACCAGGGTCAAGGCTGGTGATCCTCTGTGTGCCTACATTGACGACACCACCGGTCGAACCAAGTTCCACAAGTACAAGGGTGACGAAACCGCCTTCATCGACGAAGTTCGTGTCCTCGGTTCCGATGCTGGTGATGCCGAGCTCCAGAAGATCCACATCAAACTCCGTATCCCCCGTTCTCCCGTCATCGGTGACAAGTTCTCTTCCCGACACGGTCAAAAAGGTGTATGTTCCCAAAAGTTCCCTGCGATCGATATGCCTTTTAGCGAGAGCGGTATGCAGCCGGATGTTATTATCAACCCTCACGCTTTCCCCTCGCGAATGACTATCGGGATGTTTGTCGAGAGTATGGCTGGTAAGGCGGGAGCTTTGCACGGTCTTGCCCAGGACGCTACTCCTTTCAA GTTCTCTGACAAGGACCGACCTGTTGACTACTTTGGCGAGCAGCTCCGAGCTGCTGGTTACAATTACTACGGTAACGAGCCCATGTACTCTGGTATCACTGGTGAAGAATTCCATGCGGACATCTACCTTGGTCTTGTCTACTACCAGCGTTTGAGGCACATGGTGAACGACAAGTTCCAGGTCAGAACGACTGGTCCAGTTGATCCTCTGACCAGACAACCTGTCAAG GGCCGAAAACGTGCTGGTGGTATCCGATTCGGTGAAATGGAACGAGATGCTCTTATCGCGCACGGtacttccttcttgttgcAAGACCGACTCATGAACTGTTCCGACTACTCTACCGCTTGGGTCTGCAGGAACTGTGGTTCACTCGTATCGCTCGGTTTCGAAGAAGTCGGTGGCGCTCAGGGTATGCAGGAATACTGTAGGATCTGTGATGGGCATAAGCATGAGCAtgcggaggagatgagcAAAGAGAACGGTGTTGGTGTTGTCATGCGcggtggagagaagaagggaaggatggatgtTGTCCCTGTTCCTT ACGTCTTCCGATAC CTCTGTGCCGAGATGGCTTGTATGGGCATCAAGTTGAATGTGACTGTGACATAA